The Algiphilus sp. genome includes a window with the following:
- a CDS encoding RnfABCDGE type electron transport complex subunit D, translated as MNVVSSPHLPVRTSVGGIMARVLAALIPGLVVYVLLFGPGVLLNIALCAGACVATEALWLRARGRRPAAQLRDNTALVTGVLLALALPPLTPWWIPVLGGVCAIVLGKQIYGGLGSNPFNPAMLGYVVLLVSCPLQLSLWPAMTPLWSDPQAALSQLAIAFSGDWVAHMDAVSGATALDAVRTGLADGRAIGEIAAGGVSGAFAQGHAWVALAWAAGGAWLLARRLIAWQIVVGVIAGTALFALPFWAFDPSRFGSPLFHVLAGATLLGACFIATDPVSAATTPAGRVYYGLAIGALTVIIRTWGNYPDAIAFAVLLLNLCVPLIDQYTQPRVYGQHKRPEDAP; from the coding sequence TCATGGCGCGCGTGCTGGCGGCGCTGATTCCGGGCCTGGTGGTCTACGTGCTGCTGTTCGGGCCGGGCGTGCTGCTCAACATCGCACTGTGCGCGGGCGCCTGCGTCGCCACCGAGGCGCTCTGGCTTAGGGCGCGCGGACGGCGTCCCGCCGCGCAGCTGCGCGACAACACGGCGCTGGTCACCGGCGTGCTGCTGGCACTGGCACTGCCGCCGCTGACGCCCTGGTGGATCCCGGTGCTGGGCGGCGTCTGTGCCATTGTGCTGGGCAAGCAGATCTACGGCGGACTGGGATCGAACCCGTTCAATCCGGCCATGCTCGGCTACGTCGTGCTGCTGGTGTCGTGCCCGCTGCAGTTGTCGCTGTGGCCGGCGATGACACCGCTGTGGTCGGATCCCCAGGCGGCACTGTCGCAGCTCGCGATCGCGTTCTCGGGCGACTGGGTCGCGCACATGGATGCGGTCAGCGGCGCGACCGCGCTCGACGCGGTGCGCACCGGCCTGGCCGACGGCCGCGCCATCGGCGAGATCGCCGCGGGCGGCGTCTCCGGCGCCTTCGCGCAGGGTCACGCCTGGGTGGCGCTGGCCTGGGCCGCGGGCGGCGCATGGCTGCTGGCGCGCCGGCTCATCGCATGGCAGATCGTGGTCGGCGTGATCGCCGGCACCGCGCTGTTCGCGCTGCCGTTCTGGGCCTTCGACCCGAGCCGCTTCGGCTCCCCGCTGTTCCACGTTCTGGCCGGCGCCACGCTGCTGGGTGCCTGCTTTATCGCCACCGACCCGGTGTCGGCCGCCACCACGCCGGCCGGGCGCGTGTACTACGGGCTCGCCATCGGCGCGCTGACCGTCATCATCCGGACCTGGGGCAACTACCCGGATGCCATCGCGTTCGCGGTGCTGCTGCTCAACCTGTGCGTGCCGCTCATCGACCAGTACACGCAGCCACGGGTCTACGGACAGCACAAGCGACCCGAGGACGCACCGTGA
- the rsxG gene encoding electron transport complex subunit RsxG, whose amino-acid sequence MSPLLRQMAISGGLLAAFAVVGALLLAVSHAVTAPRIAANVQATLERRLGEVVPDGAYDGPITDDTSVIDDPDAMAALGTREPVTLYRARRDGDVVAAVFDVTTPEGYGGDIRLLVGVDRDGVITGVRAVSHRETPGLGDKIETGKTDWILGFTGRSLGDPPAGKWQVERDGGVFDQFSGATITPRAVVRQVARVLTYVRGHHERLYPKRHAP is encoded by the coding sequence GTGAGCCCTCTGCTGCGGCAGATGGCGATCTCGGGCGGCCTCCTCGCCGCCTTCGCGGTGGTGGGGGCTCTGCTGCTGGCCGTGTCGCATGCGGTGACGGCGCCGCGCATCGCGGCCAACGTACAGGCGACGCTGGAGCGCCGGCTGGGCGAGGTGGTGCCGGACGGCGCCTATGACGGCCCGATCACCGACGACACCAGTGTCATCGACGACCCGGACGCAATGGCCGCACTGGGCACGCGCGAGCCGGTCACGCTCTATCGCGCCCGCCGCGACGGCGACGTGGTGGCGGCGGTCTTCGATGTCACCACGCCCGAAGGCTACGGCGGCGACATCCGGCTGCTGGTGGGCGTCGACCGCGACGGCGTCATCACCGGCGTCCGCGCGGTCTCGCACCGCGAAACCCCCGGGCTGGGCGACAAGATCGAGACCGGCAAGACCGACTGGATCCTGGGCTTCACCGGCCGCTCGCTGGGCGACCCGCCCGCCGGAAAGTGGCAGGTCGAGCGCGACGGCGGGGTCTTCGATCAGTTCTCCGGCGCCACCATCACGCCGCGCGCCGTGGTGCGCCAGGTCGCGCGCGTGCTGACCTATGTCCGCGGGCATCACGAGCGGCTGTATCCAAAGCGGCACGCACCGTGA